In one Salvelinus namaycush isolate Seneca unplaced genomic scaffold, SaNama_1.0 Scaffold364, whole genome shotgun sequence genomic region, the following are encoded:
- the LOC120040573 gene encoding zinc finger protein 239-like: MQRERPDSHSDSSKSPSEEPDPETPKPVRQLNCSQCNKSFKLSWNLKEHERAHTGEKPFHCSQCGKRFPRSQNLKIHERTHTGEKPFLCSQCGKCFTQLWSLNKHNRIHTGEKPYHCSHCGKNFRLLDKLKEHERTHTGEKPYHCSLCEKSFTQLAYRKEHERKHTEEKTYQCSQCGKRFSQSQELNSHERTHTGEKLHHCTHCEKCFTQLGSLNKHNRIHTGEKPYPCAHCGKRFSRSQDQKSHERTHTGEKPYHCSLCGKDFTHLGSLNKHKKRIHSGVKPYSCSHCLMNFRLLNNLKEHERTHTSYCGPSGKDFTNLGKL; this comes from the exons ATGCAGAG agagagaccagactctcactctgacagcaGTAAGAGTCCTTCAgaggaaccagacccagagactcCCAAACCAGTGAGACAACTCAACTGCTCCCAGTGTAATAAGAGTTTCAAGTTGTCATGGAACCTAAAAGAGCATGAGAGggcacacacaggagaaaagcctttccactgctcccagtgtggaaagagatttccACGATCACAGAACCTAAAAatacatgagaggacacacacaggggagaagccttttctctgctcccagtgtggaaagtgttttaccCAGTTATGGAGCCTGAACAAACATaacagaatacacacaggagaaaagccttaccactgttcccattgtggaaagaatTTTAGGTTGTTAGATAAGCTGAaggagcatgagaggacacacacaggggagaaaccttaccattgctccctgtgtgaaaagagttttacccaATTAGCTTACCGAAAAGAGCATGAAAGGAAACACACTGAAGAAAAGACttaccaatgttcccagtgtggaaagagattttcaCAATCACAGGAACTAAATTCACACGAGAGGACACACACGGGGGAGAAACTTCACCACTGCACCCATTGTGAAAAGTgttttactcagttagggagcctgaacaAACATaatagaatacacacaggagaaaagccttaccccTGTGCCCATTGTGGAAAGAGATTTTCTAGATCACAGGACCAAAAAtcacatgagaggacacacacaggggagaaaccttaccaTTGCTCCCTATGCGGAAAGGATTTTACCCATTTAGGGAGCCTGAACAAACATAAGAAGAGAATACACTCTGGAGTGAAGCCTTACTCATGTTCCCATTGCCTAATGAATTTCAGGTTGTTAAATAACCTTAaggagcatgagaggacacacacatctTACTGTGGTCCCAGTGGAAAAGATTTTACCAATTTAGGGAAACTATAA